Proteins from a genomic interval of Sulfurospirillum oryzae:
- a CDS encoding alpha/beta fold hydrolase, giving the protein MAITDYFKGYERKKIDVGDNIQINTLIGGSGEEAILLLHGHPESYLIWRDIAPELAKKYTVVATDLRGYGDSSKPKGLPDHSNYSKRVMAQDQVSVMQKLGFSKFHIVGHDRGARVCHRLMLDHPEKVLTCSMMDILPTLDMYEQTNREFATKYWHWFFYIQAYDFPERFLGADPEYFIRNNLLKKATPEAQKNFPEDVLQEYIRHYSDPATVHGISEDYRASAGIDLEHDKIDRPFTIKTPLLVLWGANGVVGNIWNVLEDWQKYASDVQGFGVQDCGHFVPEEKPKVVLEALLKFLEEKKVKP; this is encoded by the coding sequence ATGGCTATAACGGACTATTTCAAAGGTTACGAGCGAAAAAAAATTGATGTAGGTGATAATATACAGATCAACACGCTTATTGGAGGAAGCGGTGAAGAAGCCATTTTGCTGCTTCATGGGCATCCTGAGAGTTATCTCATCTGGCGAGACATTGCCCCCGAGCTTGCTAAAAAATACACCGTTGTTGCTACCGACCTTAGAGGCTATGGCGATAGCTCTAAACCCAAAGGGTTACCTGACCACTCCAACTACTCAAAACGTGTTATGGCGCAAGACCAAGTCAGCGTCATGCAAAAGCTAGGCTTTTCAAAGTTCCACATCGTAGGACACGATCGAGGTGCGCGTGTGTGCCACCGTTTGATGCTTGATCACCCTGAAAAAGTGCTCACTTGCTCCATGATGGACATACTCCCAACGCTTGACATGTATGAGCAGACCAACCGTGAGTTCGCAACAAAATACTGGCACTGGTTCTTTTACATACAAGCGTATGACTTTCCTGAGCGCTTTTTGGGGGCTGATCCTGAGTATTTCATACGAAACAATCTCCTCAAAAAAGCCACACCTGAAGCGCAAAAAAACTTTCCAGAAGATGTTTTGCAAGAGTACATTCGCCATTACTCTGACCCTGCGACGGTGCATGGCATTAGCGAAGATTACCGAGCTTCGGCTGGTATTGATTTGGAGCACGACAAAATCGACAGACCTTTTACCATCAAAACACCGCTCCTCGTTCTTTGGGGCGCCAATGGCGTGGTTGGCAACATCTGGAACGTACTGGAAGACTGGCAAAAATACGCCTCAGACGTTCAAGGCTTTGGAGTGCAAGATTGCGGGCATTTTGTACCAGAAGAAAAGCCAAAAGTTGTTTTAGAAGCGTTGTTGAAATTTTTGGAAGAGAAAAAAGTAAAACCCTAA
- a CDS encoding DMT family transporter encodes MVALIALGLLSALFFSSTFVLNRLMSLEGGHWVWSASLRYVFMVLFLLIVIRLFQGKKPLTALLKLFYAHWLFWTVAGSIGFGCFYALLCFSADYAPAWVIAATWQLTIIASLFVLMLFGRVFPKRIWVFSTIIVIGVGLINTSHTIEHFHFVEFAKGAFPVLIAAFCYPFGNQLVWESKHGHKHFPKIDSPLVENAFNKVLLLSLGSLPFWFVLVLFINPPAPSFGQVLNTSLVALLSGLVATTLFLLARHRAHKSSELAAVDATQASEVIFALLGEMLFLGTALPNAQAWFGMSLVFVGLGFFIYFQEKKSLVDD; translated from the coding sequence ATGGTAGCTTTGATCGCACTTGGTTTACTTTCAGCCCTTTTTTTTAGCTCAACATTTGTGCTGAATCGTCTTATGAGTTTAGAGGGCGGTCATTGGGTTTGGTCTGCATCGCTTCGTTACGTTTTTATGGTTCTGTTTTTACTTATTGTCATTCGACTTTTTCAAGGCAAAAAACCTCTTACGGCACTCTTAAAACTTTTTTACGCGCATTGGCTTTTTTGGACGGTGGCGGGGAGCATTGGGTTTGGTTGTTTTTACGCACTTTTGTGTTTTAGTGCAGATTACGCACCCGCTTGGGTCATAGCCGCTACGTGGCAGCTTACCATCATCGCTTCGTTGTTTGTCTTGATGCTTTTTGGCAGAGTCTTTCCAAAACGTATTTGGGTGTTTTCGACCATCATTGTCATAGGGGTAGGGCTTATTAACACGTCGCATACCATTGAGCATTTTCACTTTGTTGAGTTTGCAAAAGGTGCTTTTCCTGTCCTCATTGCGGCATTTTGTTATCCCTTTGGAAACCAACTTGTTTGGGAGTCCAAACACGGTCACAAACACTTTCCAAAGATCGACTCGCCTCTGGTTGAGAATGCCTTTAACAAAGTCTTGTTGCTATCCTTAGGCTCGCTTCCTTTTTGGTTCGTGCTTGTTCTGTTCATCAACCCACCAGCACCTAGCTTTGGACAAGTGCTCAACACCTCCTTGGTTGCACTTCTCTCCGGTCTTGTTGCCACCACACTTTTCTTACTAGCACGCCATCGTGCGCATAAGTCCAGTGAATTAGCTGCGGTTGATGCAACCCAAGCGAGTGAAGTCATCTTTGCTCTTTTGGGTGAGATGCTCTTTTTAGGAACAGCACTTCCGAATGCACAAGCATGGTTTGGCATGAGTTTAGTGTTTGTAGGACTTGGTTTTTTTATCTATTTTCAAGAAAAAAAGAGTCTTGTTGATGATTGA
- a CDS encoding transporter substrate-binding domain-containing protein has protein sequence MKILYFIVLLFSVLYASPTTSTQSSNQPSNDFGLTQEERNWLSQNPTIVIATTDAGNIAFHDNKGNIQGFDADLIAQINKNLNINLTIKLFSGWENAYDAAVKGQVDGILSLSNTKERQSIFYFSPSYHQAPTYIITRQNDYTIKSLSDLDKKIVATEKNNIINDIILKEAPQVTLVHAPTVKEILETVQKGKVHSAILEGVNNHDLEPMGLKISAPFYTASGEYTIGTHKSKPILAKIITKGINSISKNQMRLLKEKWFDQNIGKSIFTSEELNYIKNTPAIKIGIENWAPMISTHDGYVIEGITGELLTRVIQISGLKTQLVSGLWDALLHDFKEGKIDILPATYYTEERAKYGLFSDPYTQIYNTIYVNKDNQTIKSFADLEGKTLAIQKGFGTIEPIRKKFPKIKIIETPSLEDAIMKVSNNEVDAFFEAQIVAQNFLQKLLITNIKPIFQNSIEAKNLHILSTKDNIVLQSIINKSLNSIPPEEKNNIIDKWLHQAIKKNVNVAFIKDREPYTIDQSLVKGIEYDIIKRIMDQGDVILSSEKFLSREEMGKAMTEDIKLDIAVGVKQKEDAAFYYSDVLIDFENIVITREEDHFEINSIEDLKDKKIIAFEGAYKSLGKEYEKKFNPENRPLTYIETSKQDEQVLAFLRKKTDVLVIDKNVFLWYLKRLNSDASETYQFHALFPNKNSYTVAFREKNLRDFFNKKLQELKNSGQYADIFYHYLETNIEAKATISTLFSSLVAKPIFTEDVKAIQDITTAFSTLPYIQKIDVFNNENVLLVSHTKSESNTFSQYNSFYNLSLIPNKVGYVHIYFDDNELKQYAQNYAIIPNLKLFEHLSHYADIKETYKKLDFLEKIFFTQKEEAFIKNNPSIRFAGLLAKPLYFNNKEVINGTYIDFLKVIEQKSGLRFQLKSPVKTREELYEKFQNNEIDLIVAANNFDSQAFSSILSDEMMTLRLVIIANEKSAFTDGIKNIKGSVAVIKLSNAQTILKALYPYIPIIETETAEEALFLVAKGKATAFIANEALVPFLLEDFPSLKIVGIAKESTSHLFIAHSTQPELITIINKVLASMNYEQKQTIKDKWFKTKINTEVDYSIVYQIAGALVLVIILGFIYNQRLKYLVHQKTLELAKLLNSFDHNVIALKLDETGKIIYASEALCKISEYSQTELLGKSITLLSNKTNKRTLKSFKKAFLNQQPWHGKIINTSKSGKTYWTKTNLFQEYRENGNFLNHTIISQDITAQNKVELLYKEIEDTQKEIIFKMGAIGEARSEETGEHVKRVAEYSRLFALYCGLSDKEADIIKLASPMHDIGKVAIADAILNKPEQLTPEEIKIIQTHAELGYDMLKSSHRTILKAAAIIAHEHHEKYDGTGYPRGLKGEEIHIYGRITAIADVFDALGHDRVYKKAWKNETIFEFFKEERGKHFDPKLVDIFFQNIDKFLEIKNAFKGI, from the coding sequence TTGAAAATTTTATATTTTATTGTTCTGCTTTTTAGTGTTTTATATGCTTCGCCCACAACAAGCACGCAATCTAGCAATCAACCCTCAAACGATTTTGGATTAACACAGGAAGAAAGAAATTGGCTCTCTCAAAACCCAACTATTGTTATTGCAACGACTGATGCTGGGAATATTGCCTTTCATGATAACAAAGGCAATATTCAAGGATTTGATGCTGACTTAATTGCGCAAATCAATAAAAATCTCAATATCAATCTTACGATAAAATTGTTTTCAGGCTGGGAAAACGCTTATGATGCAGCTGTGAAAGGTCAAGTTGATGGCATACTTTCACTCTCCAATACCAAAGAAAGACAAAGTATCTTTTATTTTTCGCCTAGCTATCATCAAGCCCCCACCTATATCATTACTCGTCAAAATGACTATACTATCAAATCACTATCTGACTTGGATAAAAAAATAGTTGCCACGGAAAAAAACAATATCATCAATGATATTATTCTCAAAGAAGCACCGCAAGTCACATTGGTACATGCACCAACCGTCAAAGAAATTTTAGAAACTGTTCAAAAAGGAAAGGTGCATAGTGCGATCCTAGAAGGTGTCAATAACCACGATCTCGAGCCAATGGGACTCAAAATTTCTGCTCCTTTTTACACTGCATCGGGTGAATATACTATTGGAACACATAAAAGTAAACCTATTTTGGCAAAGATTATTACAAAAGGGATCAATTCAATCTCTAAAAATCAGATGCGACTACTCAAAGAGAAGTGGTTTGATCAAAATATTGGCAAATCAATCTTTACATCTGAAGAGCTTAACTACATTAAAAATACACCTGCCATCAAAATAGGTATTGAAAATTGGGCTCCTATGATCTCGACACATGATGGCTATGTCATTGAAGGGATTACTGGAGAATTACTCACGAGGGTCATTCAAATATCAGGTCTCAAAACACAGCTCGTTTCTGGATTATGGGATGCGTTATTGCATGATTTCAAAGAGGGAAAAATCGACATTCTTCCTGCAACATACTACACAGAGGAGAGAGCCAAATACGGTCTTTTTAGCGATCCTTATACACAAATCTACAATACAATTTATGTTAATAAAGACAACCAAACAATCAAGTCCTTTGCAGACTTGGAAGGTAAAACACTAGCGATACAAAAAGGCTTTGGTACCATTGAGCCCATTCGCAAGAAATTTCCAAAAATAAAAATAATTGAAACACCCAGCCTTGAAGATGCCATTATGAAAGTCTCCAATAACGAAGTAGATGCTTTTTTTGAAGCCCAAATCGTTGCTCAAAATTTTCTTCAAAAATTACTCATTACAAACATTAAGCCTATTTTTCAAAACAGTATTGAAGCAAAAAATTTACATATTTTATCGACAAAAGATAACATAGTCCTACAATCCATTATCAATAAATCACTCAACAGTATTCCACCCGAAGAGAAAAACAATATTATTGACAAATGGCTTCATCAAGCTATTAAAAAAAATGTCAATGTGGCTTTTATAAAAGATAGAGAACCTTACACGATAGACCAATCTCTTGTTAAAGGAATTGAATACGACATCATCAAAAGAATCATGGATCAAGGCGATGTGATTCTCTCTTCTGAAAAATTTCTTTCTCGTGAAGAGATGGGAAAAGCTATGACAGAAGACATTAAACTCGATATTGCCGTAGGTGTAAAACAAAAAGAAGATGCTGCCTTTTACTATTCGGATGTTTTGATTGATTTTGAAAACATTGTTATTACGAGAGAAGAAGATCATTTTGAAATCAATAGCATTGAAGACTTGAAAGATAAAAAAATCATTGCATTTGAGGGCGCATACAAATCTTTAGGTAAAGAATACGAAAAGAAATTCAATCCTGAGAATAGACCTTTAACTTACATAGAAACCTCAAAACAAGACGAACAAGTATTAGCCTTTCTCAGAAAAAAAACAGATGTATTAGTTATCGATAAAAATGTGTTCCTTTGGTATCTTAAAAGACTCAATAGCGACGCATCTGAAACTTATCAGTTTCATGCTCTATTCCCGAACAAAAATAGTTATACTGTCGCTTTTAGAGAAAAGAACTTGAGAGATTTTTTCAATAAAAAGTTACAGGAACTAAAAAATTCTGGACAATATGCAGACATTTTTTATCACTATCTTGAAACCAATATAGAAGCTAAAGCAACAATTAGTACACTTTTTTCATCCTTGGTTGCCAAACCAATTTTTACAGAAGATGTTAAAGCAATTCAAGACATTACGACAGCCTTTTCAACCTTACCTTATATTCAAAAAATCGATGTGTTTAACAATGAGAATGTGCTCCTCGTATCACATACCAAAAGTGAATCAAATACATTCTCACAGTACAATAGTTTCTATAACCTCTCCCTTATTCCCAATAAAGTGGGTTATGTTCATATTTATTTTGATGATAATGAACTCAAACAATATGCACAAAACTATGCCATCATACCAAACCTAAAACTCTTTGAGCACCTCAGTCACTATGCAGATATAAAAGAAACCTATAAAAAGCTCGATTTTTTAGAAAAAATTTTCTTTACGCAAAAAGAGGAAGCATTTATTAAAAACAATCCTTCTATTCGTTTTGCTGGATTACTTGCGAAACCTTTGTATTTTAATAACAAAGAGGTCATTAATGGTACCTATATTGATTTTTTAAAAGTTATTGAACAAAAAAGCGGTCTTAGATTTCAGCTAAAATCGCCCGTAAAAACTAGAGAAGAACTGTATGAAAAATTTCAAAACAATGAAATCGATCTTATCGTGGCTGCGAACAACTTCGATTCACAGGCATTTTCTTCTATCCTTTCTGATGAGATGATGACATTGCGGCTTGTTATTATTGCCAATGAAAAAAGTGCCTTTACGGATGGTATTAAAAATATTAAAGGCTCCGTTGCCGTCATAAAGCTTTCAAATGCACAAACCATTCTAAAAGCCTTATACCCCTATATTCCCATTATTGAAACTGAAACTGCAGAAGAAGCACTCTTTTTAGTTGCCAAAGGAAAAGCAACTGCATTTATTGCAAATGAAGCATTGGTTCCTTTTCTTTTAGAAGATTTTCCTAGTCTGAAAATCGTTGGTATTGCAAAAGAGTCAACATCGCATTTGTTTATTGCCCATTCAACACAACCTGAGCTTATTACGATCATCAACAAAGTTCTAGCTTCAATGAACTATGAACAAAAGCAAACGATCAAAGATAAATGGTTCAAAACAAAGATCAATACAGAAGTAGACTATTCCATTGTTTATCAAATTGCTGGAGCACTCGTTTTGGTTATTATTTTAGGATTTATTTATAACCAAAGACTCAAATATCTTGTCCATCAAAAAACGTTAGAGCTCGCTAAATTGTTAAACTCTTTTGATCACAATGTGATTGCCCTCAAACTTGATGAAACAGGAAAAATTATCTATGCTAGTGAGGCTTTATGTAAAATTTCTGAGTATTCGCAAACAGAATTACTCGGTAAGAGCATCACTCTTTTAAGCAATAAAACCAATAAAAGAACCCTCAAATCTTTTAAAAAAGCATTTTTAAATCAGCAACCTTGGCACGGAAAAATCATCAACACCAGCAAATCTGGCAAAACCTATTGGACAAAAACAAATCTTTTCCAAGAGTATCGTGAAAACGGAAATTTTTTAAACCATACTATCATTTCACAAGATATTACTGCACAAAACAAAGTAGAACTTTTATACAAAGAGATTGAAGACACTCAAAAAGAAATTATCTTTAAAATGGGCGCTATTGGTGAGGCAAGGTCTGAAGAAACGGGAGAACATGTCAAAAGAGTTGCTGAGTACTCACGACTTTTTGCTCTATACTGTGGTTTATCCGATAAAGAAGCTGATATCATAAAACTTGCAAGCCCAATGCATGATATTGGAAAAGTCGCCATTGCTGATGCCATTTTAAATAAACCAGAACAACTCACACCTGAAGAAATTAAGATTATTCAAACCCATGCGGAACTTGGATATGACATGCTTAAAAGTTCTCACAGAACCATCTTGAAAGCTGCCGCTATCATAGCGCATGAACACCATGAAAAATACGATGGTACGGGCTATCCAAGAGGACTTAAAGGTGAAGAAATACATATTTATGGCAGAATAACAGCTATCGCGGATGTTTTTGATGCACTAGGTCATGACAGAGTGTACAAGAAAGCTTGGAAAAATGAAACCATATTTGAATTTTTCAAAGAAGAAAGAGGTAAACATTTTGACCCAAAACTCGTCGATATTTTCTTTCAAAATATTGACAAATTCCTTGAAATAAAGAATGCATTCAAGGGCATCTAA
- a CDS encoding PLP-dependent aminotransferase family protein, giving the protein MFVLDKEKSEPLYIQLYNEIKKEIGNSFSYGSKLPSVRKVATEYKISKNTVELAYKQLYTEGYIESVPKSGYFVADTLLEPHYDAGVTYQTNTKPKMVLRYDFFPARLTHDTFPLKLWKRLFIKAMEEKLDFGAYGDRQGELGLRAEISKYLIKSRGVVCDASQIIVCGGFNDSMSLIAALFVNQLNEIAIEHPGYPATEKIFTDYGYTITPVDVDHSGLNIDQLETTEAKLVYITPSHQYPTGVNMPISNRAKLLNWSKRTGGIIIEDDYDSELRYQNRPIPSLQGLDNDDRVIYVGTFSKSLSPALRISYLVLPHRYLEAFKKLWQMRHQRCCVALSTQKTLEQFMAGGHWERHLRKIRTLNRKKHDLMREALKKALGNMIEIISEGGGLAIMIRPTISINLQKLRANALQEGVKLYLGSDDYGDAWEAIKMGFGGLQEEEIEDAILLLKKIWLRTLAA; this is encoded by the coding sequence ATGTTCGTTCTAGATAAAGAAAAAAGCGAACCACTCTATATACAACTCTATAATGAAATCAAAAAAGAGATCGGCAATAGCTTCTCGTACGGATCAAAACTACCCTCTGTACGTAAAGTCGCAACAGAATACAAAATCAGCAAGAACACCGTTGAATTAGCCTATAAACAGCTCTATACGGAAGGGTACATCGAGAGTGTTCCCAAAAGTGGTTATTTTGTTGCCGATACGTTACTGGAACCTCACTACGATGCGGGCGTGACCTATCAAACTAATACTAAACCAAAAATGGTTCTACGTTATGACTTTTTCCCTGCACGTCTAACGCATGATACATTCCCTTTAAAACTTTGGAAACGTCTTTTTATCAAAGCGATGGAAGAAAAATTGGATTTTGGTGCTTATGGTGATAGACAAGGAGAACTAGGACTAAGGGCTGAAATCTCAAAGTATCTGATCAAGTCACGGGGTGTCGTTTGTGACGCTTCTCAAATTATCGTCTGTGGAGGGTTTAACGACTCCATGAGCTTGATCGCCGCACTCTTTGTCAATCAACTCAACGAGATTGCTATCGAGCATCCAGGGTACCCTGCTACTGAGAAAATATTTACAGATTATGGTTACACCATCACACCTGTTGATGTAGATCACAGTGGCTTAAATATCGATCAACTCGAAACGACTGAGGCCAAGCTAGTTTACATTACGCCATCACATCAGTATCCTACGGGAGTCAATATGCCAATTTCCAACCGTGCCAAACTTTTGAATTGGTCAAAACGTACTGGGGGCATTATTATCGAAGATGACTATGACAGTGAGCTTAGATACCAAAATCGCCCTATTCCTTCACTGCAAGGGCTTGACAACGACGATAGAGTCATTTATGTTGGAACCTTTTCCAAATCACTCTCTCCTGCTTTGCGTATCAGTTACCTTGTTCTTCCTCATCGTTATTTAGAAGCTTTTAAAAAACTATGGCAGATGCGTCATCAACGATGTTGTGTAGCGCTTTCTACCCAAAAAACGTTAGAGCAATTTATGGCAGGTGGTCATTGGGAACGACATTTACGTAAAATTCGTACACTCAATCGTAAAAAACACGACCTCATGAGAGAAGCATTAAAAAAAGCGCTAGGCAATATGATAGAAATTATCAGCGAAGGTGGTGGGCTTGCTATTATGATTAGACCAACCATCAGCATCAATCTACAAAAACTAAGAGCCAATGCACTACAAGAAGGTGTCAAACTTTATTTGGGTAGTGATGACTACGGTGATGCGTGGGAAGCGATAAAAATGGGTTTTGGCGGCTTGCAGGAAGAAGAAATAGAAGATGCCATTTTGCTACTTAAAAAAATATGGCTAAGAACACTTGCAGCATAA
- a CDS encoding FMN-binding protein, producing MVSDTLKAVMQKEGVVAIVAQGKAFPHVVNTWHSYVSVGNDSFIVPVGGMHGMEEALNHDNRVLVTVGSKEVEGLHGMGTGFLLSGHAKMISDGEEYALMKKNYPWARAIMNITILNAIQTV from the coding sequence ATGGTTTCAGATACATTAAAAGCAGTCATGCAAAAAGAGGGAGTTGTTGCCATCGTCGCTCAAGGAAAAGCGTTTCCTCATGTTGTCAATACATGGCACTCTTATGTAAGTGTAGGGAACGACAGTTTTATCGTTCCCGTAGGTGGAATGCACGGCATGGAAGAAGCTTTGAATCATGATAACAGAGTCTTGGTCACCGTTGGCAGTAAAGAGGTTGAGGGTTTGCATGGAATGGGTACAGGTTTTTTACTCAGTGGTCATGCAAAGATGATTTCTGATGGTGAAGAGTACGCTCTTATGAAAAAAAATTATCCTTGGGCAAGAGCCATTATGAACATCACCATTTTAAATGCCATACAAACAGTTTAG
- a CDS encoding pyridoxamine 5'-phosphate oxidase family protein has product MRRSEFEVHDKAVFEELLATCEYGTLSLIDEDEPYGVPLNFVWYEESLCFHGSKEGRKAEVFRKNAKASFSVVKALSLIPSYFSNTRSASPATQFFISVQITGKIEVVEDVSTKCAMLTALMQKLQPEGGYDAIEVTNPIYTKMVEQTGLFRLMPESISIKFKAGQNLSEERRNLVIEKLLERGEPLDLLSVKLIQEANKKA; this is encoded by the coding sequence ATGAGAAGATCAGAATTTGAAGTCCACGATAAAGCCGTATTTGAAGAGTTGTTGGCGACATGTGAGTATGGAACACTAAGCCTAATTGATGAAGATGAGCCGTATGGCGTACCGCTTAATTTTGTTTGGTATGAAGAGAGTCTCTGTTTTCATGGCTCTAAAGAAGGACGAAAAGCGGAGGTGTTTAGAAAAAATGCAAAAGCGAGCTTTAGTGTGGTTAAGGCACTTTCACTCATTCCTTCGTACTTTAGCAATACCCGCTCCGCTTCACCTGCAACGCAATTTTTTATCTCAGTGCAGATTACAGGAAAGATTGAAGTGGTTGAAGATGTTTCTACAAAATGTGCGATGCTCACGGCACTTATGCAAAAACTTCAGCCAGAGGGCGGGTACGATGCTATTGAAGTAACAAATCCTATTTATACCAAAATGGTTGAGCAAACAGGGCTTTTTCGCCTTATGCCAGAGTCCATCTCTATCAAGTTCAAAGCTGGGCAAAACCTAAGCGAAGAACGCCGAAATTTGGTGATTGAAAAATTGCTTGAGCGCGGTGAACCGCTTGATCTTTTGAGTGTAAAACTCATCCAAGAGGCAAATAAAAAAGCGTAA